Below is a window of Mucilaginibacter terrenus DNA.
ACGCATGATCTTACTTACGGCTGCTACCATTTCCGGCGTGAGCGCATCTGCAATGCCGGCGAGTGTAAGTGTGTCCGTTTCGATCAGCAGCAGCCAATCGCGCAAGCCGCCAACTGTTAAGTGGCTTATCAGCTTAAAAGCTTCCGCATCGTGGTTGTCTACTATCAGCCGGGTTACCTCATCATCCTCGTAAGGGATCACCATTTCGTGCAGGAAATCTCCCAGCGGAACATCTGCCAGGGTTATCTGCGCTGCAACACGTTCTTCGTAACTCTGCGCTGCAAGTCCGGCCAGAACATCGCCGGTACGGTACGGGGATGCTTTTGCCAGCAGTTCCCTTAAGCTACCAAAGCTGTAAACCCGTCCTGATATGGTGTGCCGATACATCCCGGTAATTTGTTTGTTGTTAGTTATAGATGGGTGTGTTTAACATATCATCATCTATAATTCTCGCCTTATGCTTGCCGGTAAGCATGAATAAACCTATAGCAACAGCAAGACCGGCAAAGAATAAAAGACCGATGAAAAAAGAATAATACATAATAGCTACCATGCAAACTGCAGAAATAACCAGCGCTGTGGCCGGAAAGGTCGGATAGCATATTGCAGCAAAAGGCCGCTCAAGCGCAGGTTCTTTTTTACGGAGGATAAAAAGGCTGATCATACTCATCATGTACATTACAATTGCACCCAGTACCGAAAGTATGATTATTTGCCCGGTGGTACCGGTATATAACGCAATAAAGCTGATAACACCGCCTGCTAATATTGCCCAGTGCGGCGTTTTAAATTTACTGTTCACGGCTGCTAAACCGCGGGGCAGGTAGCCGCTGCGTGCCATGGCAAAAACCTGCCTTGAAGATGCCAGTATAGTGCCGTGTATAGATGCCACCAGACCAAACAGACCAATGCTGGCAAAAACTTTGGTAAGCCCGCTGCCTTTGCCTAATACAATGCTGATGGCTTCCGGCAGCGGGTAGTCCAGTTTGCTTAGCCTGCGCCAGTCGGTAACGCCGCCCGTAAGTATCATCACACCTAAAGCTAAAAATACAAGCGTAGCAAGCGCGTATATGTAGCCGCGCGGGATGTTGCGCTTAGGGTCCTTCACTTCTTCGGCAACCATAGCAACACCTTCTATTGCCAGGTAAAACCATACCGCAAAGGGCAGCGCAGCAAATACCCCGCTCCATCCAAAAGGCATTGGATTGCTTAAATAATTATCCATTTTAAAATGCGGGCCAACCACACCCATAAAAAGCAACAACTCGCCTACGGCGAGGATGGTTATAAATACAGAGAACACGGCCGACTCCTTCACCCCCAATATATTGAGCACTATAAAAGCAACATTAAACGCTATAGCGGCCTGAAGTACGCCGACAGCCGGATGCAAAAAGTGCACATAACTCCCCAGCGAAAACGCAATGGCAGGTGTAGCAAAAAGAAAATCAACAAGGGTCGCATAGCCAGCTATTAATCCGCCGAATGGCCCCATAGCCCTGTAAGCGTAGGCAAACGCGCCGCCTGCGTGAGGTATTGAAGTTGTAAGTTCGGTATAGCTGAAGATGAAGGTAACGTACATCACCGTAACCACCAGGGTTGCTATAAGAAAGCCAATAGTACCGGATACCTCCCAGCCCAGGTTCCAGCCGAAATACTCGCCGGAGATAACCAGCCCCGTGGCAATAGCCCATAAGTGCACGGGCTTAAGTACCCGCTTAAGCTGTTTTGAATGTGTGTTTTCCAATACCGGCAGTTTAGTGCCTTTAAGATAGCTATTAAGTTTGATTTTCGATAAGGGCGTTTAAACGTTATGACCATTTTATAGCCGATGTTATCGTAATCTAATATTTAAATAACCATTACTTAATACTGTACGATTTTTTAACTTTGCACCCCTGATTAGTTACAGACAAATAGTGCCCCAACAACAAAAGCCGAGCATAAAAGAAAGATGGGTTGAAGCCATTCAATCACCGGTAACGCGGCCGAAGCTCCTGCTGTCATCTATAATCACCATTATTATACTGGCGCTTATGCCGGTATTCTTCAATTATATCGAAAAAAGGGACGGTACGGTACTTAACGACTGGTTGCTCGATTACCTGCCCGCGTACAATGTATCATACTTCATCTTTGCTATTATATGGGGAATGGGCGCCCTTATTTTATACAGGGCCTTATACAACCCGCATATCTACATTCAGTATTCGTGGACGCTGATTTTTGTTAACCTCGCCCGCCTGATTACTATTACCGTCTTCGCGCTAAATCCCCCTAAAGGCATAGTGCACCTTATCGACCCGATCACCGGGATATTTTATGGTAATAAAGTAATAACAAAGGACCTTTTCTTCAGCGGGCACACCTCTACCATGGTGCTGATATTCCTGTGCCTCCGTAAACGCACTGATAAGATAATCGCCTTTGCCGGCCTTATCGCCGTAATGGTGCTGCTGCTTATCCAGCACATCCATTACACTATAGACGTGCTTGCCGCGCCAATATTTGTGTATGCTATTTTCCTGGTAACTACACACTTCCTCAAGCCGGATGAGGTTTAAAAATTTACAATAGCACTATTATCCATTATAGTGTTTAAAGCTTAAATTTATAGCCATATAAATCTGTAACCTGCTTACACAAACGGCTACTTTCATGATAAAAAAGCTATTACTTATTGCTGCGCTGTTCTTTGCCGCGCAAGTTAACGCCCAGCAGCAAACCCCGCGGCAACAGTTTCCGGGCTTGTTTGAGGCGGTACAATCTTCAGACATCTTTCCGGATAATAAAACCTTTGTGGATTGCACGCCTAAGTTCGAGCCATCGCAGATCATGAAATCGTACAACGAGCAAAAGGGAAAAGGCGGATTCGACCTCCGGGAATTTATTTTGGCCAACTTCACCCCGCCTGCTTCTGCTACCCACGCCTTTCAAACCAACGTAGAAGAAGGCATCCGCAAACATATTGATACCCTGTGGCAGGTACTGCAGCGCCAGCCCGACGCAGGTAAAAAGTTTTCGTCGCTGGCTGCCTTGCCCAACCCATACATTGTACCCGGCGGCCGTTTCCGCGAGGTATACTATTGGGATTCGTACTTTACCATGCTGGGGCTGCAGCAAAGCCACCACGAGAAGGTGATAAGCAACATGATAGAAAATTTTGCCTACCTGATAGATACCTACGGTTTTATCCCCAACGGCAATCGGGCCTACTACCTCACCCGCTCGCAGCCGCCGTTCTTCCCCATGATGGTAAGTCTTCTCGCCAAAAGCCAGGGAAATAAAGTATTCGCCAAATATCAGCCGCAGCTGGTAAAAGAATATAACTATTGGATGCAGGGGGGTGCCGCACTGGCTAAAGGACAAGCCGTTCACCGCGCGGTGCGCATGCCGGACGGTACATTGCTTAACCGTTACTGGGACGAAAGCGACGAGCCGCGCGAAGAATCGTACATGAAGGACGTAGACGCATCAAAAGAGACCAAACAGCCACTCCCGGTATTTTACCACCACATCCGCGCTGCCGCCGCGTCCGGCTGGGACTTTAGCAGCCGTTGGTTTGATGGATCGGCCAAGCTGAGCACTATACACACAACCGACCTGGTACCAGTAGACCTTAACTGCCTCATGTACAATATGGAGCTTACCATTGCCCGCGCTTACCAGGTAAAAGGTAACGGTGCCCTGTACAGGCTGTACACTGCAAAGGCACTTGCCCGCAAAAAGGCGATACTAAAGTACTGCTGGGATGCAAAAGCCGGTTGGTTTGGCGACTATAACTGGACCACCAACACGCTAAGCACCATACCTACCCTGGCTGCGGTTTTCCCGCTGGAGTTTAAGATTGCCACTCAGGCACAAGCGAAGCAAATAGCCGACGGACTAAAAGCAAACTTTTTAAAACCCGGCGGACTGGTAACTACCCTAAACTTTAGCGGCCAGCAATGGGATGCCCCTAACGGCTGGGCGCCATTACAGTACATGGCTATAGACGGGCTGGAGAACTACAACTATCATGCGCTTGCTAAAGACATTGCCACCCGCTGGATGAACCTGAACGTACGTGTGTTTAAACAAACCGGCAAACTGCTGGAAAAATACAACGTGGTTGATACCAGCCTTACAGCAGGCGGCGGCGAATACCCACTTCAGGACGGCTTCGGCTGGACCAACGGCGTATTGCTAAAGCTGATGAACAGGTACGATTTTGAGGAAAAAAAGGGGGAGTGAGGGGAGGCGAACAGTTTTTAATGGTGAACTTGTTGCACTGACGGTGTAAGTTCGAAGATTGCTAAATGTGGCTGGTACAATAGATATAAGTAGCTAATTAAATAACCATTATAGATTCGATGATATTGCAAGCTCGCACCAGTATGGAATTATTGTGTTGTAATAATCCTATACCAACATCCTTGAACCATTTTTTGAAATTTCAATCATTCTTTTTACCTGAAGTTCCATTGACGGAATTATCTTTACATTGGTTTCGAAATCAAAAAGTCGGCTCATTTCCCCTTCACGGGTCTGAATTACAATTTTCATTAAATAATTCTTTCCAATTGATGTTTTTTCTAACTTCTCAATTGCATCTTCGAGAGTCTCATATTCGCCTTGAATTTTCACCGGAACAGGCATACCGTCAATATAATCTTTGAGAAATCCATCTATACCTGAATTTCTCTGTACAGGAAAAGCATTCACGTTTTGAAGAATTGCTAATTCTCTTTTCGTCTTCTCAGAGTATTCACCAGTTCCCTTATTTAATAAGTTAGATTCTGTGATAATCATTTCTTCTAAGCGTGATTGTGCTAAATGAATTGCATCATTTGATATATCAATGCCTATATAGTCTCGTTTTAAGGACTTAGCTGCCACACACGTAGTTCCGCTTCCGCAAAATGGGTCTAAAACTAAGTCGCCTTCATCTGTCACAATATTGATTACCTGTTGCAATAACAAGACAGGCTTTTGAGTAGGATACCCAGTTCTTTCTTTTGCTTTTGGATTTAAATACGGAATTTCCCAAACATCACTTAATGGAACTCCTCGCTTTTCTTTTCCAATAACAGGCTTACCGCTTTCATCCTTCTTATAAATAGATTTACCATTATCATCCCTCTCTCTTTCGTGTAAGATTTGATCGAGATTAGTGGTCAAAGAATAATTTGTGTAATGAACGTTGAATTTGAAGTCTGCAGTTTTAGAATAAAAAAAAATGATTTGATGAGAATTCAACAATCCCTTTTTTGCGTTAGACCAACGCTTATACGACCAGACAATTTCACTTTGGAATTGATTTCGCCCAAAAACCTTATCCAAGACCAGTCTAAGATAATGTGATGCCGTTTTATCACAATGTAAAAAGATACTACCTGTATTTTTTAAAACTCTTTTACACTCTACCAAAGTACTTTCCATTAGTAGTAGGTAGTCTTCTATTGATTCAAACTTATCGAAAAACTCGTAAACTTTTGATGTCTCTCTGTTTGACAAAGAATGCTTCTTCTGTGTAAAAAAAGGTGGATCGAAGTAAACTAAGTCAACTTGATTAGCTTTTATATCCCTTAATTTATAAATG
It encodes the following:
- the eat gene encoding ethanolamine permease, producing the protein MENTHSKQLKRVLKPVHLWAIATGLVISGEYFGWNLGWEVSGTIGFLIATLVVTVMYVTFIFSYTELTTSIPHAGGAFAYAYRAMGPFGGLIAGYATLVDFLFATPAIAFSLGSYVHFLHPAVGVLQAAIAFNVAFIVLNILGVKESAVFSVFITILAVGELLLFMGVVGPHFKMDNYLSNPMPFGWSGVFAALPFAVWFYLAIEGVAMVAEEVKDPKRNIPRGYIYALATLVFLALGVMILTGGVTDWRRLSKLDYPLPEAISIVLGKGSGLTKVFASIGLFGLVASIHGTILASSRQVFAMARSGYLPRGLAAVNSKFKTPHWAILAGGVISFIALYTGTTGQIIILSVLGAIVMYMMSMISLFILRKKEPALERPFAAICYPTFPATALVISAVCMVAIMYYSFFIGLLFFAGLAVAIGLFMLTGKHKARIIDDDMLNTPIYN
- a CDS encoding sphingomyelin synthase family protein, encoding MPQQQKPSIKERWVEAIQSPVTRPKLLLSSIITIIILALMPVFFNYIEKRDGTVLNDWLLDYLPAYNVSYFIFAIIWGMGALILYRALYNPHIYIQYSWTLIFVNLARLITITVFALNPPKGIVHLIDPITGIFYGNKVITKDLFFSGHTSTMVLIFLCLRKRTDKIIAFAGLIAVMVLLLIQHIHYTIDVLAAPIFVYAIFLVTTHFLKPDEV
- the treA gene encoding alpha,alpha-trehalase TreA, yielding MIKKLLLIAALFFAAQVNAQQQTPRQQFPGLFEAVQSSDIFPDNKTFVDCTPKFEPSQIMKSYNEQKGKGGFDLREFILANFTPPASATHAFQTNVEEGIRKHIDTLWQVLQRQPDAGKKFSSLAALPNPYIVPGGRFREVYYWDSYFTMLGLQQSHHEKVISNMIENFAYLIDTYGFIPNGNRAYYLTRSQPPFFPMMVSLLAKSQGNKVFAKYQPQLVKEYNYWMQGGAALAKGQAVHRAVRMPDGTLLNRYWDESDEPREESYMKDVDASKETKQPLPVFYHHIRAAAASGWDFSSRWFDGSAKLSTIHTTDLVPVDLNCLMYNMELTIARAYQVKGNGALYRLYTAKALARKKAILKYCWDAKAGWFGDYNWTTNTLSTIPTLAAVFPLEFKIATQAQAKQIADGLKANFLKPGGLVTTLNFSGQQWDAPNGWAPLQYMAIDGLENYNYHALAKDIATRWMNLNVRVFKQTGKLLEKYNVVDTSLTAGGGEYPLQDGFGWTNGVLLKLMNRYDFEEKKGE
- a CDS encoding DNA-methyltransferase, with amino-acid sequence MTIKKNSLVQGNCIYKLRDIKANQVDLVYFDPPFFTQKKHSLSNRETSKVYEFFDKFESIEDYLLLMESTLVECKRVLKNTGSIFLHCDKTASHYLRLVLDKVFGRNQFQSEIVWSYKRWSNAKKGLLNSHQIIFFYSKTADFKFNVHYTNYSLTTNLDQILHERERDDNGKSIYKKDESGKPVIGKEKRGVPLSDVWEIPYLNPKAKERTGYPTQKPVLLLQQVINIVTDEGDLVLDPFCGSGTTCVAAKSLKRDYIGIDISNDAIHLAQSRLEEMIITESNLLNKGTGEYSEKTKRELAILQNVNAFPVQRNSGIDGFLKDYIDGMPVPVKIQGEYETLEDAIEKLEKTSIGKNYLMKIVIQTREGEMSRLFDFETNVKIIPSMELQVKRMIEISKNGSRMLV